The following proteins are encoded in a genomic region of Ostrea edulis chromosome 7, xbOstEdul1.1, whole genome shotgun sequence:
- the LOC125657253 gene encoding protein kinase C delta type-like isoform X3 — protein MIINEKPNNMLAEVTISARALADKCKDGSISTTWLDLKPSGRLQIQIRFFSENEEVAPGASVKSKEQIPQSDSEKGGGITRRRGAIKQQKVHEVKGHQFIAKFFRQPTYCSFCNEFLWGLNKQGYICKICNCAVHKKCHEKILGQCPGSAKDSRETKLMSERFNINVPHRFKVNNYMSPTFCDHCGTLLYGLFRQGLKCEVCGTNCHKKCEKFMPNLCGVNQKMLAEVLSQVRKAPSVSQRKQGTTSNNQEDSSSDDEAQGYEQIWDKNGPPLEPPGSKPPAAPRRKFSPTDFTFLKVLGKGSFGKVMLAELKGRGKYYAVKVLKKDVVLEDDDVECTMIEKQVLALGCQHAYLTHLHSTFTTPSHLFFVMEYLNGGDLMFHIQLSGKFDMARAQFYGAEILLGLQFLHTRGIVYRDLKLDNVLLDREGHIKVADFGMCKLNVFDERKATTFCGTPDYIAPEILKGWKYNQSVDWWSYGVLLYEMMIGQSPFHGDDEDDLFHSIMNDTPHYPRWLSKEAASMLSLLFIRNPRERLGMPDCAAGPIRSQAFYKNIDWDRMELKQIDPPFKPKIKSDHDISNFDKDFTMEKVQLTPPDKELLKTMNQKVFNGFSFTSTEADH, from the exons cTGGATTTGAAGCCCTCTGGTAGACTGCAGATACAGATTCGttttttctcagaaaatgaaG AGGTAGCTCCCGGAGCATCGGTCAAGTCCAAAG aaCAAATTCCACAGTCAGATTCTGAAAAAGGAGGAGGAATCACAAGAAGGAGAGGTGCCATTAAACAGCAGAAAGTTCATGAGGTCAAAGGCCACCAGTTCATTGCCAAATTTTTTCGACAGCCAACTTATTGTTCATTCTGTAATGAATTTTTAtg GGGACTCAACAAACAAGGCTATATATGTAAAA TCTGTAACTGTGCAGTCCATAAGAAATGCCATGAGAAGATTCTTGGACAGTGTCCAGGCAGTGCCAAGGACAGCAGAGAAACCAAG cTGATGTCAGAAAGATTCAACATCAATGTTCCCCACAGATTTAAGGTTAACAATTATATGTCACCGACCTTCTGTGATCACTGTGGTACCTTGCTGTATGGATTGTTCAGACAGGGGCTCAAATGTGaag TGTGTGGAACAAATTGTCACAAAAAATGTGAGAAATTCATGCCTAACTtatgtggtgttaatcaaaAGATGTTAGCAGAAGTTCTGTCACAAGTCAGGAAAGCTCCCTCCGTTAGTCAACGAAAGCAAGGCACAACTTCG aacaatCAAGAAGATAGTAGCTCTGATGATGAGGCTCAAGGATATGAACAAATCTGGGATAAAAATGGACCCCCTCTCGAGCCCCCTGGCAGCAAGCCACCAGCAGCTCCAAGGAGAAAGTTTTCTCCCACCGATTTCACTTTTCTCAAGGTTCTCGGCAAAGGAAGCTTCGGAaag gttATGTTAGCAGAATTGAAAGGTCGTGGAAAGTATTACGCCGTTAAGGTTCTGAAGAAGGACGTAGTTTTAGAAGACGATGATGTAGAGTGCACAATGATAGAAAAACAAGTGTTGGCACTGGGCTGTCAACACGCATACCTCACTCACCTACACAGCACTTTCACCACTCCA AGCCACCTTTTCTTTGTCATGGAGTACCTGAATGGTGGAGATTTAATGTTTCATATACAGCTTTCTGGAAAGTTTGACATGGCTAGAGCTCA ATTCTATGGTGCAGAAATCTTGTTAGGATTGCAGTTTTTACACACAAGAGGAATTGTGTATAG AGATCTAAAATTAGATAATGTACTATTGGATCGGGAGGGGCATATAAAGGTTGCCGATTTTGGAATGTGTAAACTGAATGTGTTTGATGAAAGAAAAGCAACTACATTTTGTGGAACTCCAGATTATATTGCTCCAGAG ATTCTGAAAGGCTGGAAGTACAATCAGTCGGTTGATTGGTGGTCATATGGAGTGTTGTTGTATGAGATGATGATTGGTCAATCCCCTTTCCATGGAGACGATGAAGATGACTTGTTCCATTCTATCATGAATGACACCCCTCACTACCCAAGATGGCTTTCCAAGGAGGCAGCTTCAATGCTCAGTTTG TTGTTCATCCGTAACCCCAGAGAGAGGCTTGGCATGCCTGACTGTGCTGCTGGTCCGATCAGATCCCAGGCATTCTACAAAAATATAGACTGGGATAGAATGGAATTGAAGCAGATAGACCCACCTTTCAAACCCAAAATC AAATCTGATCATGACATATCAAATTTTGACAAAGACTTCACGATGGAGAAAGTGCAGCTCACTCCACCAGACAAAGAACTCCTGAAGACAATGAATCAAAAAGTCTTCAATGGCTTTTCTTTTACAAGCACAGAGGCAGATCATTAG